From a region of the Dictyostelium discoideum AX4 chromosome 2 chromosome, whole genome shotgun sequence genome:
- the iunH gene encoding N-D-ribosylpurine ribohydrolase produces MLNEELLPIWLDHDCGHDDAFAMLLAFHSKIFNILGISSVHGNQTVDKTTINALITLEIIGKSNCGYEVVKGVRSPMCRPEQVCSEIHGETGLDCPTAELPKPTQLPITDRPAIQVMFEKISKFYTDNQQKQKVIIVATGSLTNVALLFAVYPQIKPMVEVSLLGGSINFGNISPAAEYNILVDPEAAKVVFESGVKVIMVPLECSHKALVNEKILERISDIEKADGKQTQFIKIIKGLLLFFADNYKSTFDFDHPPLHDPLAVAYLIDPTIFKCKLMRVDIETSSHLCLGRTVVDLFSMSKLQKNVHVCTDINVDKFWDLMINAIDNCYNHLYKSNILK; encoded by the coding sequence atgttgaatgaagaattattaccaatttgGTTAGATCACGACTGCGGACATGATGATGCGTTTGCCATGTTATTAGCATTTcattcaaaaatatttaatattttaggTATTTCAAGTGTTCATGGTAATCAAACAGTTGATAAGACTACCATTAATGCATTGATAACATTGGAAATCATTGGTAAATCAAATTGTGGTTATGAAGTTGTCAAAGGTGTTAGATCACCAATGTGTAGACCTGAACAAGTATGTTCTGAAATTCATGGTGAAACAGGATTAGATTGTCCAACTGCTGAATTACCAAAACCAACCCAACTACCAATTACAGATAGACCTGCAATTCAAGTTATGTTTGAAAAGATATCAAAATTCTATACTGataatcaacaaaaacaaaaagttaTAATCGTTGCAACAGGTTCATTAACAAATGTTGCCTTGCTATTCGCAGTTTACCCACAAATAAAACCAATGGTAGAAGTCTCATTATTGGGTGGCtcaattaattttggtaataTCTCACCAGCTGCAGAGTATAACATTTTAGTGGATCCTGAAGCTGCAAAAGTGGTTTTCGAAAGTGGTGTCAAGGTCATTATGGTGCCGTTGGAATGCTCCCATAAGGCATTAGTTAATGAAAAGATTTTAGAAAGAATTTCAGATATTGAAAAAGCAGATGGTAAACAAACTCAATTCATAAAGATTATCAAAggtttattattgtttttcgCAGATAATTATAAGAGTACATTCGATTTTGATCATCCACCATTACACGATCCATTGGCTGTAgcttatttaattgatccaACCATTTTCAAATGTAAATTAATGAGAGTTGATATTGAAACTTCCTCTCATCTTTGTTTGGGTAGAACTGTTGTAGATTTATTCAGTATGtcaaaattacaaaaaaatgtTCACGTTTGTACTGACATAAATGTCGATAAGTTTTGGGATTTAATGATTAATGCAATTGATAATTGTTATAATCatttatataaatcaaatattttaaaataa
- a CDS encoding WASP-related protein: protein MTEIDSHNPKTKKKHGRFFQKVLDKTRHRNEEKGMEISGPTDFKHESHIGWDKENGFEIKNIPPEWRQLFQAAGIKKKDLKNPETVQFIYSIIGENINNQKAGMAGGTTTAPYQQTNIPQQQQQQQQQQPIRSRAPPPPPPTSTTQKMGAQRVPPPKPGSEIRPLPKHQQINKPLPQQPYKQMAQQQPPQQQQQQQAYTTRGKLPTTIGGKPIPIHQNFMKPDDEPLQPTQPQQPQQQQIYNSNEPLIQQEFKSQYKLDEPLQPTQKRPSPQQMEQVMQSTSNGVQQYVYQQQNQKPQEYTFQGETPQQYVYQSSQQPQNLEGYNQFYQQKPLQPQQPQQVTPQRKQPTPPPRQRRDLSQQPSQTKLQSPPPPLPTSKRPGLPPTPPTQQRIPVVQPPIIQRTTQQPQVIIDKVGGDVMPPPPPPMPDQLAHIPVAPVDPKSPLPPAPSIQSPIEKPTPISLNNSSMVPPPPPPPSAPISLNNSSMVPPPPPAISKPTSAPPTSMPPLDSGRSNLMDSIRGFGGASHLKKVDPSEPLPDLKELQLGESGNRSLVDTLAAAMAKRRGNLGENEEDDEDDSDWEN, encoded by the exons atgacaGAAATTGACTCTCATAATccaa aaacaaaaaaaaaacatggtagattttttcaaaaagttTTAGATAAAACTAGACATAGAAATGAAGAAAAAGGTATGGAGATATCAGGTCCAACTGATTTTAAACATGAATCTCATATAGGTTGGGATAAAGAAAAtggttttgaaattaaaaatattccaCCAGAGTGGAGACAATTATTTCAAGCAGCAggtataaagaaaaaagatttaaagaatCCAGAAACTGTTCAATTCATTTATAGTATAATAGGTGagaatattaataatcaaaaagcAGGTATGGCAGGTGGTACAACTACAGCACCATATCAGCAAACCAATATTCctcagcaacaacaacaacagcaacaacaacaaccaattagATCCAGAGCACCACCTCCACCCCCACCCACATCAACTACTCAAAAAATGGGTGCTCAAAGAGTACCTCCACCAAAACCTGGTTCTGAAATTAGACCTTTACCAAAACAccaacaaattaataaaccattaccacaacaaccataTAAACAAATggctcaacaacaaccaccacaacaacaacaacaacaacaagcatATACTACTAGAGGTAAATTACCAACTACAATCGGTGGTAAACCAATTCCAATTCATCAAAATTTCATGAAACCAGATGATGAGCCACTACAGCCaacacaaccacaacaaccacaacagcaacaaataTATAATAGTAACGAACCATTGATCCAACAAGAATTTAAATCACAATATAAATTGGATGAACCATTACAACCAACACAAAAACGTCCATCACCACAACAAATGGAGCAAGTAATGCAATCAACTTCGAATGGTGTACAACAATACGTttaccaacaacaaaatcaaaaacctCAAGAATACACTTTCCAAGGTGAAACACCACAGCAATATGTATATCAATCATCTCAACAGCCACAAAATTTAGAAGGttataatcaattttatcaacaaaaaccactacaaccacaacaaccacaacaagtAACTCCACAAAGAAAACAACCAACCCCTCCACCAAGACAAAGAAGAGATTTATCACAACAACCTTCACAAACAAAATTACAATCTCCACCACCACCGTTACCAACTTCCAAAAGACCAGGattaccaccaacaccaccaactcAACAAAGAATACCAGTCGTTCAACCACCAATTATTCAAAGAACTACTCAACAACCACAagttattattgataaagtTGGGGGTGATGTAATgcctccaccaccaccaccaatgcCTGATCAATTAGCTCATATTCCAGTTGCCCCAGTTGATCCAAaatcaccattaccaccagCACCATCAATTCAATCACCAATTGAAAAACCAAcaccaatttcattaaataattcatcgATGGtaccacctccaccaccaccaccaagtgcaccaatttcattaaataattcatcgATGGtaccacctccaccaccaGCAATATCAAAACCAACCTCTGCACCACCCACATCAATGCCACCATTGGATAGTGGTCGTTCAAATCTCATGGATAGTATTAGAGGATTTGGAGGTGCAagtcatttaaaaaaagtagatCCAAGTGAACCATTACcagatttaaaagaattacaaTTAGGTGAGTCTGGTAATCGTTCATTAGTAGATACATTAGCAGCAGCAATGGCTAAACGAAGAGGAAATTTAggtgaaaatgaagaagatgatgaagacgATAGTGATTgggaaaattaa
- a CDS encoding hypothetical protein (CG5367 PROTEIN. 6/101) → MKKYSLLILILFINCSFSKLTEIQYRNEFTAWMTSNQRTYASSEFTNRYNTFKSNLDFINQWNSKGSKTVLALNEFADISNEEYRKNYLRNDNNINKLSSLLINDKEDKEIKSSSSSGSGSSGIDWRKKGAVPSVKSQIGGCGSWPITAVGATESAHFLANPKDPFISLSMQNLIDCSNLNKQCYQGTVNEAFQYIIENGGIDSEESYKFSGGEPGKCKYNSSNSVAKITSYEKVKSGSESSLESAVSLKPVAAYIDASLSSFQFYSSGIYYEPSCNSTDLNHSILIVGFSDFSTTPTDSLKHSSNYWIVQNSFGKNWGENGYIFMSKDRDDNCGISKMASYVIV, encoded by the exons atgaaaaaatattcattactaattttaatattgtttattaattgttcATTTTCTAAACTTACAGAAATTCAATATAGAAATGAATTTACAGCATGGATGACATCAAATCAAAGAACATATGCATCAAGTGAGTTTACTAATCGTTATAAtacatttaaatcaaatttagattttataaatcaatGGAATTCCAAAGGTAGTAAAACAGTTTTAgcattaaatgaatttgctgatatttcaaatgaagaatatagaaaaaattatttaagaaatgataataatatcaataaattatcatctttattaattaatgataaagaagataaagaaattaaaagtagtagtagtagtggtagtggtagttcTGGAATTGATTGGAGAAAAAAAGGTGCAGTTCCTTCAGTAAAAAGTCAAATCGGTGGATGTGGTTCTTGGCCAATTACCGCAGTTGGTGCAACTGAAAGTGCTCATTTCTTAGCTAATCCAAAGGACCCATTcatatcattatcaatgcaaaatttaattgattgttcaaatttaaataaacaatgtTATCAAGGTACTGTTAATGA agcatttcaatatattattgaaaatggtgGTATAGATAGTGAAGAATCTTATAAATTTAGTGGTGGTGAACCTggaaaatgtaaatataacTCTTCAAATTCTGTAGCTAAAATAACGTCATATGAAAAAGTTAAATCTGGTTCAGAATCATCATTAGAATCTGCTGTATCTCTTAAACCAGTTGCTGCTTATATTGAtgcatcattatcatcattccAATTTTATTCTTCTGGTATTTATTATGAACCATCTTGTAATTCAACAGATTTAAATCATAGTATTTTAATAGTTGGTTTTTCTGATTtctcaacaacaccaactgATTCTTTAAAACATTCCTCAAATTATTGGATCGTTCAAAATTCTTTTGGAAAAAATTGGGGTGAAAATGGTTATATCTTTATGAGTAAAGATAGAGATGATAATTGTGGAATTTCAAAAATGGCAAGTTACGTTATTGTTTAA
- a CDS encoding hssA/2C/7E family protein, whose protein sequence is MAIFKSISSISNSTVSIGSTIGSSNHTRSNINGNSIACFDGGLGGSNGGFNCGWGGIGGFNGGCGVGGSNTNIINLDIDIGRRHRRHSYCC, encoded by the exons atggcaattttta aatcaatttcatctaTTTCGAATTCAACAGTCTCAATAGGGAGTACAATTGGTTCATCAAACCATACTAgatcaaatattaatggtAATTCAATTGCATGTTTTGATGGTGGTTTAGGTGGAAGCAATGGAGGTTTTAATTGTGGATGGGGTGGTATTGGTGGTTTTAATGGTGGctgtggtgttggtggttcAAACACCAATATCATAAACcttgatattgatattggtCGTCGTCATCGTCGTCATagttattgttgttaa
- the alg2 gene encoding hypothetical protein produces the protein MVKDEKELNIAILHPDLGIGGAERLIVDLALGLKSVGNNRITMYTSRHDPKRCFKETSNGELDVHVTGGYFPRHIFNRFMVICAIIRNLLAALYIIFFSGQKYDVIVLDQISASIPLFKLFTNSKVLFYCHFPDKLLTSRTSLIKRLYRIPIDLFEEFTTGCADQVLVNSNFTSSIYKQSFKHLKNSPSVLYPIINTNEFDKTKQSHNFSNQPIENNLINPIKLDDKKFFLSINRYERKKDLKLALDAFSVFISNSESGGSGKGKDEIYLVFAGGYDTGLKENVEHLQELKDKAKEYGLENRVIFLITINEEQKQWLLLNCCCLIYTPSFEHFGITPLEGMYAGKPVIAVNNGGPLETVVDGKTGYLCNPTVKDFANAFNKIINDPINSKKMGINGKQRVNDKFSFKPFAQNLNTIVKKL, from the exons atggtaaaagatgaaaaagaattaaatattgCAATTTTACATCCAGATTTAGGTATTGGTGGAGCAGAGAGATTAATCGTTGATTTAGCATTAGGATTAAAGAGTGTTGGAAATAATAGAATCACAATGTACACATCAAGACACGACCCAAAGAGATGCTTTAAAGAGACATCTAATGGTGAATTGGACGTACACGTCACAGGTGGCTATTTCCCAAGACATATTTTCAATAGATTTATGGTAATTTGCGCAATCATTAGAAACCTTTTAGCAGCATTATACATCATCTTTTTCTCTGGTCAAAAGTATGACGTGATTGTATTGGACCAAATCTCAGCCTCAATtccattatttaaactatttacAAATTCTAAAGTACTATTCTACTGTCATTTCCCTGACAAACTATTAACATCGAGAACATCATTAATCAAAAGACTCTATCGTATACCAATCGACCTCTTCGAAGAGTTTACCACTGGTTGTGCCGATCAAGTATTGGTCAATAGTAACTTCACTTCATCAATTTATAAACAATCTTTTAAACATCTCAAAAATTCACCATCAGTATTATACCCAATCATCAATACAAACGAATTtgataaaacaaaacaatctcataatttttcaaatcaaccaattgaaaataatttaattaatccaattaaattaga tgataaaaaattctttttgtcAATTAATAGAtatgaaagaaaaaaagatttaaaattagcATTGGATGCATTTAGTGTATTTATTAGTAATAGTGaaagtggtggtagtggtaaaggtaaagatgaaatttatttagtATTTGCAGGTGGATATGATACAGGATTAAAAGAGAATGTTGAACATTTacaagaattaaaagataaagcCAAAGAATATGGATTAGAGAATCGTGTAATTTTCTTGATAACAATTAATgaagaacaaaaacaatggttattattaaactgttgttgtttaatttATACACCATCATTTGAACATTTTGGTATTACACCATTGGAAGGAATGTATGCTGGTAAACCTGTGATTGCTGTTAATAATGGTGGTCCATTAGAAACAGTTGTCGATGGTAAAACTGGTTACCTTTGTAATCCAACCGTTAAAGATTTTGCAAATGctttcaataaaattatcaatgatCCTatcaattccaaaaaaatgGGTATCAATGGTAAACAACGtgtaaatgataaattttcttttaaaccatttgctcaaaatttaaatacaattgttaaaaaactataa
- the emg1 gene encoding hypothetical protein: MNFNKASTTLKDTKKLIIVLEHATLDTVKVKESFQLLNCDDHADILKKHGKEASEARPDILHQCLLALFDSPLNKAGLLQVFIKTTKNVLIEVHPQTRIPRTFNRFAGLMVQLLKKLSIRATNGPDKLFKVIKNPITDHLAPGTKIYATSFSAPKCVDLFEFVPEIFGYDPLPVIPVSTTPTGVALGSSTNNNNNVNSIQSLNSLGGAQVRSAGESYYEGMEDEEAAEEEEKATETNNKNKNKRKQDEKSDNDKKKQKTSNTTTTTTSTATTVQKKPEKKSDQLNGLQQVCIVIGAMSTGAMKIEYKHEEIAFSNYPLSAAGACFKITTVFERQWGIL, translated from the exons atgaattttaataaagCAAGCACAACATTAAAAGAtacaaagaaattaattattgttttggaACATGCAACATTAGATACAGTTAAAGTCAAAGAAAgctttcaattattaaattgtgatGATCATGCtgacattttaaaaaaacatggTAAAGAAGCATCAGAAGCTAGACCAGATATTTTACATCAATGTTTATTAGCACTTTTTGATAGTCCACTCAATAAAGCTGGTCTTCTTCAAGTTTTCATAAAAACTactaaaaatgttttaattgaagTACATCCACAAACTAGAATTCCAAGAACTTTTAATAGATTTGCTGGTTTAATgg ttcaattattaaagaaattaagcATTAGAGCAACAAATGGACcagataaattatttaaagttatTAAGAATCCAATTACAGATCATTTAGCACCAGGAACTAAAATATACGCAACTTCATTCTCTGCACCAAAATGTGtagatttatttgaatttgttccAGAAATTTTCGGATATGATCCATTACCAGTGATTCCAGTTTCAACTACACCAACAGGTGTAGCATTAGGTTCATCaaccaataacaacaacaatgtaAATAGtattcaatcattaaattcattaggTGGAGCACAAGTTAGAAGTGCTGGTGAAAGTTATTATGAGGGTATGGAAGATGAAGAAGCAgcagaagaagaagaaaaagcaacagaaacaaataataaaaataaaaataaaagaaaacaaGATGAAAAatctgataatgataaaaagaaacaaaaaacttcaaatactacaactacaactacttcGACTGCAACAACAGTACAAAAGAAACCAGAAAAGAAATCTGATCAATTAAATGGTTTACAACAAGTTTGTATTGTAATTGGTGCCATGTCAACTGGTGCTATGAAAATCGAGTATAAACACGAAGAAATCGCTTTCTCAAATTATCCTTTATCCGCTGCTGGTgcttgttttaaaattactacAGTTTTTGAAAGACAATGGGGTATCTTgtaa
- the tgrN1 gene encoding immunoglobulin E-set domain-containing protein, translating to MKSFIVLKLLFLISLFIYSINCEIESKINYLKSIVFITILPNSNDLINIDLLCLVNLECTYNGAIQGFGSNRIIKNLDGSNSCNSTFDFTGYTDFQKQECKGTLLYKITNRVLDEKISIPISFPVEIDDSHLYTNGTSSLKIRYYDGSNANSTPMTITDITGKPKEIRNLKYENSLIYNQPGLLTWTMDPGFGYVLISFGGDHQNSQQTPYKATYPKPIINSARVLSMDIEKGATKIEFIGINFGTNRKLLTFMPSCYPFPYKISIDYVNSTNLIITDFNRLVGLCPTRDFKYTLCLDNYCGQGQLKEGYPPITINSIEGPTSNRTYKFNGYFLDSTTYSQLTPISQYGQKLSSSINHIEFQMNSPLYYQYTSGGRAFKFWDKNSNGATTPPTSISIPIGQPPSSTIFDCGPPTLLSTTSIEQQGKLKVIGKYFMNNDMSVYLDGIKLNQSVITIVNSTILYISPIPRPGILTVSIDGSNDNSSIPIRINVSIKEISSPTTKGGLITIKGNGLYLSSENGKPLKSKFSIENFNNNNQLNCHDPIEDSSYPGEIIYCKVSPGIGKKLWFKLEIGDSKPAIFTNFTYQAPTISKIYQSFDNAIVNGNNLGELNSKVFIYINNEINGKIIVTPLPVLTNSSELIQFQIPDSIKTSMIFIEVGGQKSNQLQLPIIPFITSIPSKLSVNGGVVTIIGKYLNLLNYNFVNENEIINNNNNGNHLNIKIGSQICKDIQQLDLKHFTSITCKMPPGSGGDYSVSILINDILVQGNPKGLTFSYMSPTIINSTSVSPTTGGLITIFGSQLAKPINITIANLQQCIYVNITDSNSLTCYLPPLSESLNKSSIERSDHQIQINVNGQSGDADVFKYSIPDKYQFRSDNNNSGGGGTSDQNNNSHVEKWLIPAILIPCLFFLIAILVLVIIYIKKYKKRKQIQKRLNEPIPPESIQD from the exons atgaaatcatttatagtattaaaattattatttttgatttcattatttatatatagtataaatt gtgaaattgaaagtaaaattaattatttaaaatcaatagtatttataacaatattaccaaattcaaatgatttaataaatattgatttattatgtTTGGTTAATTTAGAATGTACATATAATGGAGCGATTCAAGGATTTGGATCAAATCGTATTATAAAGAATTTGGATGGTAGTAATAGTTGTAATTCAACATTTGATTTCACAGGATATACCGATTTTCAAAAACAAGAATGTAAAGGAACACTATTGTATAAAATAACCAACAGAGTTCTTGATGAAAAGATATCGATACCAATTTCATTTCCTGTTGAAATCGATGATTCACATTTATATACTAATGGAACTTCTTCATTGAAGATTCGATATTATGATGGCTCAAACGCCAATAGCACCCCAATGACAATTACAGATATCACAGGTAAACCTaaagaaattagaaatttaaaatatgaaaatagtTTAATCTATAATCAACCAGGTTTATTAACTTGGACAATGGATCCTGGCTTTGGGTATGTTTTAATCAGTTTTGGTGGTGATCATCAAAATTCACAGCAAACACCATACAAAGCAACTTACCcaaaaccaataataaattctGCAAGAGTGTTATCAATGGATATTGAGAAAGGTGCTACTAAAATTGAGTTTATTGGCATAAATTTTGGCACAAATAGAAAACTATTAACATTCATGCCAAGTTGTTACCCATTTCCATATAAAATCTCAATTGACTATGTCAATAGCACAAATTTGATTATAACTGATTTTAATAGACTTGTTGGACTTTGTCCTACAAGAGATTTTAAGTATACATTATGTTTAGATAATTATTGTGGTCAAGGTCAATTGAAGGAAGGTTATCCACCAATCactataaattcaattgaggGCCCAACATCTAATCGTACTTATAAATTCAATGGTTACTTTTTAGATAGTACAACCTATTCACAACTAACACCAATTTCACAATATGGTCAAAAATTGTCAAGCTCAATCAACCATATtgaatttcaaatgaattcaccattatattatcaatatacAAGTGGTGGTAGagcatttaaattttgggataaaaattcaaatggtgcaacaacaccaccaactaGTATTTCAATACCAATTGGACAACCTCCTTCTTCAACAATATTCGATTGTGGTCCACCAACATTActatcaacaacatcaattgaacaacaaggtaaattaaaagttattggtaaatattttatgAATAATGATATGTCAGTTTATTTAGAtggtattaaattaaatcaatcgGTTATAACTATAGTTAATAGTACAATACTTTACATTTCACCAATACCAAGACCTGGTATATTAACAGTATCAATTGATGGTAGTAACGATAACTCTTCAATACCGATTAGAATAAATgtatcaattaaagaaattagttCACCAACTACTAAAGGTGGtttaattacaattaaagGTAATGGGTTATATTTATCAAGTGAAAATGGTAAACCATTGAAATCAAagttttcaattgaaaattttaataataataatcaattaaattgtCATGATCCAATTGAGGATTCATCATATCCTggtgaaattatttattgtaaaGTCTCACCAGGTATTGGTAAAAAGTTATGGTTTAAACTTGAAATTGGTGATTCCAAACCTGCCATTTTCACAAATTTCACTTATCAAGCCCCAAccatttcaaaaatttatcaatctTTTGATAATGCAATtgttaatggtaataatttgggtgaattaaattcaaaagttttcatttatattaaCAATGAAATCAATGGTAAAATCATTGTTACACCACTACCAGTATTAACAAATTCAAgtgaattaattcaatttcaaataccGGATTCTATAAAAACTTCAATGATTTTCATTGAAGTTGGTGGTCAAAAATCAAACCAACTTCAATTACCAATTATACCATTCATAACTTCAATACCTTCAAAATTATCAGTTAATGGTGGTGTTGTTACAATAAttggtaaatatttaaatttattaaattataattttgtaaatgaaaatgaaattatcaacaacaacaacaatggcaatcatttaaatattaaaattgggTCACAAATTTGTAAAGATATTCAACAATTagatttaaaacattttacATCAATAACTTGTAAAATGCCACCTGGATCAGGTGGTGATTATTcagtttcaattttaattaatgatattttGGTTCAAGGTAACCCAAAGGGTTTAACCTTCTCTTATATGTCACcaacaattataaattcaacatCAGTTTCACCAACAACTGGTGGtttaattacaattttcGGATCACAATTGGCAAAACCAATAAATATTACAATTGCAAATCTTCAACAATGTATCTATGTTAATATCACTGATTCAAACTCATTAACTTGTTATTTACCACCATTATctgaatcattaaataaatcttcaATAGAAAGATCtgatcatcaaattcaaattaatgtTAATGGTCAGTCTGGTGATGCTGatgtatttaaatattcaattcccgataaatatcaatttagaagtgataataataatagtggtggtggtggtactTCCGATCAAAACAATAATTCTCATGTTGAAAAATGGTTAATACCTGCAATTTTAATACCTtgtcttttctttttaattgctATACTTGTTTtagttataatttatattaaaaaatataaaaaaagaaaacaaattcaaaaaagattaaatgaACCAATACCACCTGAATCAATACAAGattaa
- a CDS encoding isocitrate lyase codes for MNSNEDECKFKFNVNQYIEEEAKKLQAEWDTNPRWKGIKREYTAEDVIRLRGSFKEEHTLAKKGAEKLWDMLHEKDNWVPALGALSGNQAVQMVRGGLRAIYLSGWQVAADNNTSGQMYPDQSLYAVNSVPELVRRINNALRRRDQIEVNEGNLEFQYLPTPIVADAEAGFGGPLNAYELMRSMIEAGASGVHWEDQLASEKKCGHMGGKVLIPTCGHIKNLTAARLASDVMGVPTLIVARTDSLGAGLLMSDVDARDKKFITGKRTVEGYYHLNCGIEQAIERALNYAPYCDLLWCETSTPSIELAKQFADAVHEKFPGKLLAYNCSPSFHWKQHLKPDEIASFQRQLSDLGYKFQFITLAGFHALNLTMFELAKDYKKNAMTAYVNLQEKEFSLESEGYTATRHQREVGTGYFDQVSQIISGGQSSTLALVGSTEEEQFDEHIEKKKKVAHNNNGNNKNKAASVQN; via the coding sequence atgaattcaaatgaagatgaatgtaaatttaaatttaatgttaACCAATATATTGAAGAAGAAGCAAAGAAATTACAAGCAGAATGGGATACAAATCCAAGATGGAAGGGAATTAAAAGAGAATATACTGCAGAGGATGTAATTCGTTTAAGAGGATCATTTAAGGAGGAGCATACATTAGCAAAGAAAGGTGCAGAGAAACTTTGGGATATGTTAcatgaaaaagataattgGGTACCAGCATTGGGTGCACTTTCTGGTAATCAAGCAGTTCAAATGGTACGTGGTGGTCTTAGAGCAATCTATTTAAGTGGATGGCAAGTTGCTGCCGATAATAATACCTCTGGCCAAATGTATCCAGATCAATCATTGTATGCCGTAAATAGTGTACCTGAATTAGTTCGTAGAATTAATAATGCCCTTAGAAGACGTGATCAAATTGAAGTCAATGAAGGTAATCTTGAATTCCAATATCTTCCAACACCAATTGTTGCAGATGCAGAAGCAGGTTTTGGTGGCCCATTGAATGCCTATGAACTTATGAGAAGTATGATCGAAGCTGGTGCATCAGGTGTTCATTGGGAAGATCAATTGGCAAGCGAAAAGAAGTGTGGTCATATGGGTGGTAAAGTACTCATTCCAACATGTGGTCATATAAAGAATCTTACTGCCGCTCGTTTAGCATCCGATGTTATGGGAGTACCAACATTGATTGTAGCTCGTACCGATTCTTTGGGAGCTGGTTTGTTGATGAGTGATGTTGATGCACGTGATAAGAAATTCATCACTGGTAAACGTACTGTCGAGGGTTATTATCACTTGAATTGTGGTATTGAGCAAGCCATTGAAAGAGCACTCAATTATGCACCCTATTGTGACTTGTTATGGTGTGAAACTTCAACACCATCCATTGAATTAGCCAAACAATTCGCCGATGCCGTTCATGAAAAATTCCCAGGTAAACTTTTAGCATACAATTGTTCACCATCTTTCCATTGGAAACAACATTTGAAACCAGATGAAATCGCCTCTTTCCAACGTCAACTCTCTGATTTGGGCTACAAGTTCCAATTCATCACTTTGGCTGGTTTCCATGCTCTCAATTTAACAATGTTTGAATTGGCAAAGGATTACAAAAAGAATGCTATGACTGCCTATGTAAATCTTCAAGAGAAAGAATTCTCTTTAGAATCTGAAGGCTATACTGCAACTAGACATCAACGTGAAGTAGGTACTGGTTACTTTGATCAAGTTTCTCAAATTATCTCTGGTGGTCAATCTTCAACATTAGCTTTAGTAGGTTCAACTGAAGAAGAACAATTTGATGAACatattgaaaagaaaaagaaagttgctcataataataatggaaataataaaaacaaagcTGCAAGTGTTCaaaactaa